The nucleotide sequence CCAGAAGGCCGTGGATCCCACTCCAGCGACTTGGGTTCACAACTAGACAGACACacctgtgcagtactgagggtgagctgcacagtcagaggtggCGGCTTTCAGATGACACATTAGACCAAAGAATTCTATTCCATCAgatgcagaaaaaaaaaatcccttgacACTGTTGGAAGaagtgggcggggggtgggggggttctccCCATCTCCTGGCCAAATATATCCCTCAACCACCATTACTAATGCAAATAATCTGGTTATTCATCTCGTTGCCCCTTGACGGACCTTGCCGCACACAAATagtttgctgcatttcctactttTCAACAGTGGTTGACTGCATTTCAAGAAATATTTCAGTGGCCGTGAAATATTTTAGGACACCGTGTGGTTGTTAAAGGCACTTTATGAaagagatttatttattttaacaaaaGTTGATTTGTCATTGCAGGTCACTTAACTCCTCCACATCAGTGTGTCCAGGATAGTGTGCACCCAACTGGCTGGTGCATGACCGCCCCGAATGCTGGTCCACACGGCACTGGATCGCAATTGAAACTCATGGAGACTGCATCAACCCAGTCACCTCTAAAACCGCTACTGTACGATTTTGAAGGGAATCGGCGGGATACGCTGGAATACGGTAACAGCAAGGCAGACCAACTCATAGAGGATCATAATATGAATATTGTATCGCCATCATTGCCATGTCCATCATTGCATGCAAACAAAGAACTCGCTAAACACTGTCTCTCTCCGACAGGGTCTTTTGGTTTTCATAGAAAGTCAACAAGCTCTTCCCTAGAGATGGAAGATGATCATGATGGCAATGCACAGCCAACTAACACAGCAGACAATGTCGCATCACAAAGCTCAGACACAGAGCTGGAACAGGACTTGACGAGCAGTAGCTCCAAGGGACATTCTTGTTCTGGTAATCGATCCAGTGAAATGTACACACTTGCCTCTGAGCTCGGGATGAATACGGAGATTGAGCCTGATCAGACCTTTGCTGCTACTAGCAAATGCTTGTCATCATCCAACCTTAGCAATGGTTCCTGTACTCCTGTGTCCGATGCAGAGCTAGAGCTAGAGTTTGGAGTTACAAGCAGGATGCACAGGCCACACACAGAGCCAGCTGATTTTATACCGTCTGTTCTTGAGCAAACCACTGCAGTGAGTTCTTCAACTCCCAGCTCAGGGTTGGACTATGATCACAACATCCACGAGACTACTGTTGACTATGCGCAACCATCCAGTTCCAATAGCAATACAGTATCTCCTTCCTCTGACCCAGGCATTGTGGCGGATCTCACCAGTAAAAGCACCAAGAAATTCATGCAGTCATACCAAAGTGAGGATGGTGTTTCCTCTGGTTCTGACTCAGAACTGgaagaactggaagagagacttaAATGTGAAaagagtgctgcatgtaacatgatttcttccatctcgGAGACAGAGTTAGACCTCACCAGTGAGAGCAGCAGTGGCCGATCATCACACCTGACCAATTCAATTGAAGAAGCAAGTTCACCCAACTCTGATCCTGAGATTGACTGGGAAGGAGAAATCTGTACTTCCAACATTAAAGATCGATTATACTTGGTAAAGACAGCCAACAGTGCCAATGTCAATTCTTTGGAGCCTGTTGCTGAATGGGACCTTGACAGTGGGTATACGGGGAGATTTGTATGTGCGGTGGACAAAACCAAGTCAGCTGCTTCTGCCAGAGTCTTGGAGTCCGAGTTAATAACAGACCAATTTCCTGAGGTTATTGCTGGGTCTTTACAAGATCCTGACCTAACTAAAGACCATGTTACTTCACCACAAGCTCCAGAGCTCAAACCAGACAGTAAGAATGAAGGTGCCGCCAGGCCAACATATCTTGATATTATACCAAATCAAGCACTGTCCCGAGCTCCAAGCCCTAATTTGCAAACACAGGAAAATTCTGAAGAGAACAGTGATGATGAACTGAGTAATGATTCTGAGTCTTCGTGTTCTGATCATGATTCGGACCCTGATCTGAGTGAAAGTTCTGACTCCCCTTGGCTCCTCAGTAACATGATCAACACAATGATTTCACAAGGCTCCCACAATGTCAAAGATGAGTGCTGGCTGCAGACTAACTCATTCAGTGAGACCATTTCTTCATGCTCTGACATTGAGGTCGAACCAGTCTGTACCAGTAAGCTAATGCACGCTTCAGGCTACCAAGTTGACTCAGCCCAGGAGGGCTCTGAACATGCAGATCTTTCCCATCCTGAATCAGACATCGAGATAATGGATAGCAATGATGACTTTGGTGACTTAATGTTCTCCAAAGGTGAGGGAAAAGAGACAAGATTCAAGGAACCTGAGTTTGAGCCAGTTCCTACCAATAAACCGGCCACCCTCTACTTGGCTTTTGGTAATCCATCTAATGATACAGTCACGACAGGAGACAGTAATGTGTCATTTTTCCCAGGGAGAGTTGGCTCCTGTGAAGCAGAGACAGAGTTCAATATGGATTTTAAGGACAATTGCATGTATGAACAGGACGATATAGCTACCATAATTCCAAGCTCCACTCTAAGCTTCAAATATGAGGAGTCAGTGGAATCCCTTCCAGGGATAAATCCAGTTCGGGACATGGGCTCTCCAAGTTTCAGTGAAGACCTGGAAGCTGCATTTATTTTAGAAGATAAGTTAATGAAATTGAATAAATATTCTAGAGCGTTAGCCCTGGAGGCACAAATGAATTCAATGCCAGTCAGTGACATGACTGACTGCACCAGTAGATGTTCAAGCCCGCCTTCTCCATTGTTTAATGCAAGCCCCAAAATACCCATATCCTTTAGTGACCCATCAAATGGACCTTTCAACCTGAAGGAACTGTCCCCATTACACAGGGCGGCCAGCAAGCAGCTGGACCAGTCCCTGGCCTATGACTCCATTAAGTATACATTGGTGGTAGACGAGAACACCACTTTGGAGCTCGTCAGTTTGAAGCGCTGCACCTCCATCTTGAGTGATGACTGTGAGATCTCAACGCTGTGTGACAACTGCGATCTGGAAATGGACAATGAGTTTGGGGACTGCACAGGGAGACATGACATTGAGAACTCGTCAGAGGATTCATCGCCTGAAGCCGACACACAGTTTTCCAAGAAATTCCTCAATGTTTTTGTCAACAGCACTTCTCGATCTTCCAGTAAGCTGTGCCATCTCATTATAAATCTCAGCATGTACTGTGTGACATATTCAGTGTGAACCATATGCTAATAGTGGGTCCATATTGATAGCCTGTGTAACATGAATTAGTTACATTCTATATATGCCATACGGGTCATTGAGCTACAGTTTTTCTACTCATTTGTGTAATGTTAGTACTGAGGATTTCAGGCTTCTAGAACAGTTTTGTGGATTGTGATTGTGTGCATATTTCTTCCACGTCATTGGAAATAACCTTCTgaaaaagaggagagagagaatagCACATAGGATAATCTGGTATTTACTGGGCTGTGTATAGTATAAGGCAGTAGCCAATAATAAAAAGATGAACGTCTACAACTCTGTGGAGTGAATGGAAAGACTGGGGTTGTTCTTCTTACAGCAGGAAAGATaaggaggagatttgatagaggtgttcaaaaccatcatctgttttgatagagtaaataaagaAAAACTGTTTCCTGTAGCACAATAGTCAGAATCAGAGTTGAGAGATTTAAGATGTTTTATTataggggatgtggtgattttgAGGTAAAGCATGCGGGGAGTAgggtgttccccccccctccccgtcgtccccccccccacagtccaaagatgtgcaggttaggtgaattgaccatattaaattgcctcttagtgtccaaaaggttaggtggggttactgggttatggggggcagggtggaggtgtgggcttttccccacagtagggtgctctttccaagtgccgatacagactcaatgggctgaatggcctccttctgcactgtaaatcctatgattctatgttgatGTGAGGGAAGGGGTGGGCTGATAGTGCGGTAATGGATTGGGGAAGCTCTTGTTGAATTGAGGGCTGGGTGTCGCAGTGAGTCTGACTGTTGGTATTGTGGTGAGGTGACTTGAGTTCCGGCGAAAACTGGATATTGTGACGCAGATAGGGTTTCTGGGGTCACAATGGGGTGAGTGTTGAGGTCATTGGGAAGTGCTGGGACATCTGCTGGCAGAGTGATCatgtgctatctctctctctcctgaatagGTACAGAATCTTTTGGCCTTTACTCGTGTACAATAAATGGTGAGGAACGGGAGCAGACTCATCGAGCGGTATTCCGGTAAGGATGGTGTCTCAAGGCATAAACTGGGGATAGAGCCGGAGCAGGACCCCTGTCTCCCAGCATCACTGTAACCTTACTACAGATAGAGTAGGGGAATCACTGAGACAGAACTAGATTGCCCAGAGCTTGTGAGCAAGTTCTTCCTATCAGTTAACATTTCTTATCAACCCAGGGTGTGTGACAAAGGAGAGCTCTTATCATTTATGCGTCCATGGTAACAGATGCAAGCCAGTATTTTGACCAGAAACTGCAGATGCGTTTGATACATGTGGTTATTCAGCTCCCTTAGCTTCCTTTTCCACATCAGTGTTGTTGAGAATAAAGGAATCAAGAGGCCAGAATCTCTGCTCCACCTCCTGCCGATTATACTAGCCTCAGTGTTTCAAAGCGCAGAAACCCCTGTCTTTCTGAGAATTACTAAGCGTTCAAGAAAAATAAGTTTTTAGCCTATCTAAACTCTTTGTTGAAGTTGCAAATTTTTTGATAAAGGAGTCACAgaccatacaatgcagaaggaggccattcggcccatcaagtctgcaccgacccatttaagctctcacttccaccctaacccaataacccttcctaacctttttggtcactaagggcaatttatcatggccaatccacctaactgcacgtatttggactgtgggaggaaaccggagcacccgtgggaaaccaatgcagacacgggggagaacgtgcagactccgcccagacagtgacccagtggggaatcgaacctgggaccctggcgctgtgaagctacagtgatatccacttgtgctaccgtgctgcaggatAGATCTGTTCAAGCCCATCATAATCCAGCCATCAAAATAGTCTGAGTACTTACGACCAGCACAACATTCAACCATATCTCAAATTATTCTTGAGATTTTTCCATCCATTGTTTTACCTGGGAACTAATTTATGTGTTGGCCACGCTCTCTGTGCAGAACTTCCTATATCAGCCCAAAGTTTGACACCATGTGCTCCCTCATCCAACTATCATGGGTTAACTCAAAATATTTTATGGATTTAGATTTTCTGCGCTGTTTAGTGGCACACAGCCTGAGAAAGTCCACTCACAGCTACCTTCTTCCCTGGGTAAAGACCctaaatttctccaatctttcctcttaactcagtttctctgaaACCAGACATCAGCTCTTGGATCTTCTCTGCACCTGCCGCATTTGAATGCGTCCCTCCCATCTCGGTGACCAGGAGGTGTGCGTCAATCACAAGACTTGTATTTATTACCAGCCATTAGTTATCTTGAGAAGGTGTCGCTGGGTCATTTTAAACCTCTGCAGTCTGTGATTGTAGcattttgatacaactgagtaacTTGTCCGGCCACTTCAGGGGTCAGGTGAGAgttagccacattgctgtggggcctaTAGGTCAGACGGGGTAAAAaaaagcagatttccttcccgaaagggaatTAGTAAATCAATTGCGTTCTATTATCTCCACTTTCCCTGAGACCCAATATTTAAAACTGAATTCAAAGTATGAAATggacatggtgggattcgaactcacaTTTGCCTGATGAACACTGAACTCTTAAGTACAGTCTGACCAGAGCATTGGACAGTTTAATCACGATTTTCTCTGACTTGTGCACTATTGGTTTTGCCATGAAGTTCAACACTGGTGGCTTTGATTGATCTACCCCACGTACTAGACATTTTGAACATTAAATGGATTAAATCGACCCTTAAATTATTTGAAAGCCATTCATGGAATGCAGGCAGCCCATTTTTCCTTCACATGCACCATACTCTAGCCGTGTTCAATTAAAGACATTGCTGTGCGCACTGGACCCATGTTAACAAACTCATTCTGGAGCTCAAACTTCAGGTTCCACTTGCTCACTCGGTCTATTGCTTTCTTGTTGTAACAGAGGTGTTTCTGGTTCTCTGAAGGTTCATACCTCGACACCAGGATGAACTGGAGTTGGATGTTGATGACCCATTGTACGTCGAAGAAGAGGAAGATGACTACTGGTACCGAGGCTACAACATGCGCACAGGAGAGCGTGGCATCTTCCCGGCATACTACGCCCATGAAGTGGTCAACCAAGCCAAGGAATTTCTAGGTAGGTCCAAAATAAGATTGGGGTCAATATTCAGAGGGCACTCAGGTCTGTTGAGTTGGGGGCTCGGGGTGGGTAGGGCTATGGAGGCAGTGCAATGAACATTGTCTGTGATTCAGAAGAGAGATGACTGAGCAGTGAAAAAACCTAATGCATGATCAGGAAGTTGGATAGTATTTTCAAGAGAACCTTCAGTAGCCAAGTCCAGGGGCACCTGTGTAAGTCAGGAAGTACTCGGACAGAGGTTGACTTTTAACAACAAGAATGTTGCTAGAAAACTTGGATTTTCTCTATTGCTGCATGGTAGGCCTTTGGCCATTATAGATGGCAATGGCAGAGCCATCTTCAAGCATTACAAGATACTGCAGGTAAATGTTGACTCTTTtaaaatggggtttcccatcaaCAAAGTCCGCTCGTAGGATTTACAATGTATTTTGAGACACAGTGCTGTGGTCGCTCTACATTTGTGATGTATAATAAAAGTTAGAAGTAGTACAAGATGAACAAAGCCACTATAAGGAGATTAACAGGCTGCCCAGCTACCCTTTTGATTTATGCCCAGCCCATTGTTGTTTTGACCTTTCTCCATCCACACACATCCCTCCACTCACTTGCCTATTACCCCGCGACACATCTACTTGTCCTTCTGTGTGGGCAGCCTCTTTAAAGAccacatagaattaacagtgcagaaggaggccattcggcccatcgagtctgcactggctcttggaaagagcaccttacccaaggtcaacacctccaccctatccccataacccagtaaccccacccaacactaagggcaattttggacactaagggcaatttatcatggccaatccacctaaccctgcacatctttggactgtgggaggaaaccggagcacccggaggaaacccacgcacacacggggaggatgtgcagactccgcacagacagtgacccaagccggaatcaaacctgggaccctggagctgtgaagcaattgtgctaaccacaatgctaccgtgctggacatGTGCACGCTGAGACCTACTCCTGTGAGGTCACACACGCCTTCCCTCAGCTGCTGAGCATGGTGAACCAGTGCGTTCGGACAGGATTGAGGATTTATTTAAATTATTGGCGAAGGAACAGCTGAAAATCAATTTTCTATTGTGGCAGACaaaaatcctttaaaaaaaaaaaatgctgtaaGAAAACGCAAATGATAAAGTATAGGTATTATAAGCATTTATACAACTCTGATTAATCCAGCACCAAACATGTTGGACAATTTTAAATGGGCCATCAAACTGTCTCACCTCCCAGCACCAAAAACCTGGCAGACCTGATAGTCATTCCCAACATATCCTGCTCTTAATTCAGGATCTCACCGGCAGATGACTCGCGCCAGTGAAAAATAGAAGGTGCTGGAGTTTCCATTTAGGGCAAAAAAAAGAGATTGTGCAAATGACCACTGGATTCTTCATTGGGTGAATAGGATGATTTCAATACAGACCCTCCCTTTGGTATCAGCCCAATATTTCTTTATCCTGGCCCTCCGTCTCAGTCTTGCTTCTGAAGGGTGAGGCCTTCTCAAAGACAAGAACTACCCTTTTCTTGATTACACAGTGACATTCTGGCATCCAGAGCATCAAAGGGAAATTGACCCTCGCAATGTCGAAAATGGGATGATGGTCTGAGTCTAGAGGAAAGGTTACCGTGAGACTGGGCCACCTTTACTCAGTACAAGAAAGGGCTCAGGAGTTCTGGGGCGAAAGGTTTCTGGCCAGTAGAAATAAGAGATGTAGAGGCAACGTTTTGTCTGGGAGTCATGCTGAATCAAAGTCGCGGGAGGTGAAAAGACAGCAATTACACATTGTACATGCTCTGCATTTAGTGAGGTCTCCATTACAACCTTGGCACAAGGCTCAAACTGTACAGGGACTGCATTTAAATTAGGTAAATGCTGGCCCCACTGAACCCATTGCAATGGCTCCCACTTTCCATCGTGATAAGTGACCTTCTGAGTTCAGAAACCATCCCACCCTCAAGAGTGCATAACACTTCCCAAATTTGCATTAGACATTAAAATTGGAAAGTGGTTTGCAATGCCTCATGCACCTCCTGTTATATAGCAAGACAGCATAGGGATCAGTGAGTCCAACACCACTCAGCAAGTCCCGCCAATGGGCAGCGGTACAGCAGTTTCTAATTCCCGACTGCATTCCACACATTTGCCACTGGGTGGCCCCAGCAGGCAGCCTAATTATTTTGTAATAATTTGGTCTAAAATTTGGTGTAAGTTTGCAGGGATTTCTCCTGCAAATCAATTTCGAGGCCCTTCCCTCCCTAATCTTTGAGCGTTTTCATTGACTTGCACCTTGCCATGGGCCATCAGACTTCAAAATGGTAGGTTAAATATTCCAGCCAATTGAAGCTATTGTCCCAATGACTAAACTCGGAAGCTGCTTTGTAACTGGCAGACTTTGGTCTCAAATGACCCGAGTTTGGTTTCTAATGCCTCCTCTGTTGTCTATTGATGCAGGGATAAAGAAGAACAGTGTCTGGGTGGAGAGGTTTGATGTGCAGTTCCTGGGATCAGTGGAAGTCCCATATCACCAGGGTAATGACATCCTGTGCGCTGCAATGCAGAAGGTAAGAGTACGTCAGTCCCGAAGAGTGATGGGAGAAGATGTGAAAGGTGAACATATTGTGCTGATCGTACATAAGAACAGGTGCAAGACTAACACATTAAGGTGAAGCAGTTACATGGCATCAAACTCCTGTAGAACAGTGACTTCCAAGCTTTGTTTTCCTGATAGCCTCACCTCCTGATTAAACCGTTTCAGTCCCTCCTTGTTAGTTAGTCTTTACATCGGATTGCATAGAATATGCAGCACATGAAAACAGCCATCCGGCCCAGCCGCTCCATGCTGGTGTTTACCCTTCATTCGAGCCTCatcccatctttcctcatctaactctGTCACTGTAACCCTTTATTCTCTTCTCCTCCATATACTTGTTCAGTTCCCCTTTTAAATATTATTCACTTCACTCCCTGTGGTGGCaagatccacattctcacccctTTTCACACagaggtttcttctgaattccctgtttgacctcttggtgactatcttatactGTTAGCCCCTAGTCCTGTCACAATTACCTGGGCTTGCGGATTTGGGAAAGTGCTGTCTGGTGGATATCTTAGATTGCGGTGACTTTTTGGTCTACTTTTGAAGCTGGCAAAAATCCTCCTGAGAATAGAGGTGTGAACCGCTGGTGTGCATCGACACCATTTTGCATtgtaataaaaaaatatataataaatatataatacataaaaaaatatatactggtAATTAGATTCAATTAATTTGGCACAGTTTATTTAATGAATTAATTCTCACAAAGGTGCCTTTAACCTCAATCAAAGTATCTTAAAATCAGACTTTATTGTCTTGAATGTCCAATGCAAAGAGTTCATCAAGTTTATTCTGAGTCTCTTTGGCAATGGCATCACTATAAGAATCCGACTCTGGATCAGATGTGGCGGTTTTGGTTTTATGATCATTCCGCCACAGCAAATCACCTTCATCTCCATCCATTGAATTCGATATTCCGAAGTTTTGAACAACTTATGATACTTTGTGCATTAATATCACCCCGGGTTTTGATGACAAAACCACACAAAATATCCAGAAGGGCAGCGTGCATTTCCCCACGCTGGAGATTTGTTCTCCGTCAACCATCCACCTATTCCATTCCGCTTGAACATGATCCTTAAATAGCTGTTGAGGCACAGGTACAAAGGTTGAATGATGGACCTACTCACTAACTACAGTTTGGGTGTTACTTCTTTACAGGCACCTTTTGATCTCATCAGTTATATGAGACCTGAACAATCCCCACAACTATTAGATTGTGTTCTTTGTGTAGGCAACAGGGTTGTTAATTCCACACATAATTGAGCAGAGGGTGCAGACTTAAAATGAAGTTCACAGTCGggcgtgtttagtggggtgtttctccgcAGCTGTAGCACCAAGCATCACCCTGCTTTTCCACGACACTTTGCCgtttttggcctcggggagtttctctctgccgaggccgcacttagaatgatttcctgctggtgagctgatcgCGCAGATGTTCACAGTTTGGGCGCCATTTTGATCGTCAGCCCcaatcgctccccccccccctcccctttcagccCCCCTCCAGCTTTATCGAGCCCCccaactcacccccacaaccttgggaaGGCCCCTGGGAATCCTCCCTCAATCCCCTTCAaactggcaaccccccccccccccccacccccccaaaccccgggcccaacccctggcagtgccacccaggcagctCCACTGCCAGAATGCCACTTCTAGGGTGCCGGGCTGGCAGTGCCTAGGTGCTGGGGGAATGCTAGcgtaccaccctgccctatccctgaccactctggggtctccaatagtccccccccccccgaaggtgcCATTATACCTGGCtcgtgtttgtgtggaccagcattaaactgcgccctggcgaggtcttcCAGGTGCAGCCGTTGTATCCTGGCCGGGTGGGTCAGACGTCTGGATACTTACATGAGCcactaggctcatttaaatatgcaggtctggatctcgcccagcgagggtgagatccagatcatggcTGGCAGAGTGAGTCAAGTGATTCGCGATTGGCTTGGTGCCCAGTATGGAGCCCAACTTGGGCTCTCGTGCgattcacctgttgcatctgaatCCGCGCCGGCCCCAAAGGCGTCTCTGAATCATGCCCATAGCTTCACTCTGGCCTCATCCATTAAACCATTATCAGGGGCATGCACAAAATCGCCTGCAGAGAttttcagcatggttttatgctttGTAAATGATGAATTTGAGTCCATTGGCCATGAGGCGAGTATTACCGTGAATTGTGTCTTCTCATGTCCTGTGGTTTTCACTAGAATCCTTTTTGAGCCTTTTCACTCCACAGTTCAGTTCTGGGCATAACTCATTTCAGGTGCGTTTCATCCATGTTGCTGTTGTGGCAGAATGCTGGAAAGGAGCTATTGATACTTTTGATAGTCTGTAAGTAGCCTTGACCTTCTGAAGCAACATTGGATAGTTTTGTTCCAGAAAACGGCTACACCAACCAGCTGTTTCTCTGAAATCTTTCCTGGTCTCATTTGGCCCACTTAATTGTGTTTATACGCATTCCATTTCTGGTAATGGTGTAACCGTTCTGCCGTTTTTCGAGGATCCATTCCGATACATACTTCTCCAGACCAGACCAGGGGCTGAACCCTGTTCTGTTGGTGCGTTTGGTCCTGGGCATCTTCTCTTCCTCCTTCCATTCTCGTACCAGTTTTTAACAAACACTGAATTCCCTCACTTCAGCACAGTTATTTGGCAAGTTAGCAAATGTTACAACTTTTACTTGAAACTAATTTCAGACATTATGTGTTTCGTTGGGAGAGTAAATTATTTTCTCTGTTTGCCAAATGGAGATGGGGTGGCCGTTCTGGTCTGTTTGGGCATGTCTTAAACTCCCATGCATCTTGGCAAAAAAGCCCCCATCACTTTCTTGATCCCTTGCACCCAGTTATAAAGCACCAATAAGTAAAACATATATTTGTCAggtgaaaaattgaggctggTACTAGTATGACTATAGCACCTTGTGCCTGAAAAGGGTGAGGCAGGGTGACTTATGCACTATGTATATGCAAAAATATGATTTTTGGAGCTGGAAAAATGGggttatttaatttttaaaaaaatatttagagtacccaatttttttttgccaattaagaggcaatttaacgtggccaattcacctaccctgcacatattttaggTTGTGgaaatgagacccatgcagacacgggaagaatttgcaaattccacatgggcagtgacccgggactgggatcgaacctgggtcctcggtgctgttaggcagcagtgctaaccactgtgccactctgccatGGCGTCATTTTATACTCTGGATCAATTTAATATGCTGCAATCTATTGTAAATTGAAAATGGAATCTGGGAATAAATGGGGATGACCTCCAGGGAAAGTAGGGGACAAAGAGGTGagggtgaggcagagagagactgaccaCAAAGATAATGGAGATTCAGCTCAGGAAAAAGAAGATAGTCCCTCCAATAGGAACTGGCACCAAGACAGATTTTAATGTCTTCCTTCATCCGGAAATGCGTAGGCTCAATATAGCAATACCGTGATTGGCTTGATTGAGCTCAACTTGGCACAGGCCAGGGATGGAGCTGTAACATTTTGATCCATAAATAGTAGCACCAAAGTCGAATGTTGTGCAGACTAATTCCCAGGTCTGATATTAATTTTCAATGTCACCCTCTCATAGATTGCTACAACAAGAAAGTTGACGGTTCATCTGCGTCCACCTGCTAGTTGCGAGTTGGAAGTCAGCATTCAAGGGGTTAAACTGACCATGAGTTTGAACGAGTATGGACCGGAGGATAAGGTAATTGCACTTGTACATCTCCTATTGATTCACTAGTCTTTTGATCTATTTATTTAGATTCTATCTGTCCATTGAATCTGTCCATCCACTGCCTGTGCACACATCTGTTGACTCTTTTTAAATCTATGGACCGGTTTGTTTAGTCTATGGGTTGATTTGTCTACTGTATATGCAGGTCTAGAGGTAGGTCTCCAGTACCTCCCTTGCGGATGTTTGATGGTATAGTGTAGAGGGAACattgggtggggttctccgaccccccgccgggttggagaatcgccggggggcggcgtgaatcccgcatcCACCGAATTCTCCCGCAccggagatttggtgggggcggaaatcgcgccggtcagcggctgcTTGCAGCGgcacccccctgcgattctctggcccgcgatgggccgaagtcccgctggttctttgccagtcccgccagtgtaGATTAGACTacgtcccttaccggtgggacctggcggtgcaggcaggcaggctccggggtcctggaggaggcgggcgatctggccccgggggggggggtgcccccacggtggcc is from Scyliorhinus canicula chromosome 11, sScyCan1.1, whole genome shotgun sequence and encodes:
- the mapk8ip2 gene encoding C-Jun-amino-terminal kinase-interacting protein 2 isoform X1, with amino-acid sequence MADPTEMFSLSTFHSLSPPGCRPAHDISLEEFDDEDLSEITDDCGIGLNYDSDPYEKDCLMLDVKGAPQAVTEICSFQDDLQEFEMIDDTDDMEETELLPSPSAVTMQQTRPSTLNLATPLSHSQDSLNNNGSFSPRKASWQETLLHSSSGHLTPPHQCVQDSVHPTGWCMTAPNAGPHGTGSQLKLMETASTQSPLKPLLYDFEGNRRDTLEYGNSKADQLIEDHNMNIVSPSLPCPSLHANKELAKHCLSPTGSFGFHRKSTSSSLEMEDDHDGNAQPTNTADNVASQSSDTELEQDLTSSSSKGHSCSGNRSSEMYTLASELGMNTEIEPDQTFAATSKCLSSSNLSNGSCTPVSDAELELEFGVTSRMHRPHTEPADFIPSVLEQTTAVSSSTPSSGLDYDHNIHETTVDYAQPSSSNSNTVSPSSDPGIVADLTSKSTKKFMQSYQSEDGVSSGSDSELEELEERLKCEKSAACNMISSISETELDLTSESSSGRSSHLTNSIEEASSPNSDPEIDWEGEICTSNIKDRLYLVKTANSANVNSLEPVAEWDLDSGYTGRFVCAVDKTKSAASARVLESELITDQFPEVIAGSLQDPDLTKDHVTSPQAPELKPDSKNEGAARPTYLDIIPNQALSRAPSPNLQTQENSEENSDDELSNDSESSCSDHDSDPDLSESSDSPWLLSNMINTMISQGSHNVKDECWLQTNSFSETISSCSDIEVEPVCTSKLMHASGYQVDSAQEGSEHADLSHPESDIEIMDSNDDFGDLMFSKGEGKETRFKEPEFEPVPTNKPATLYLAFGNPSNDTVTTGDSNVSFFPGRVGSCEAETEFNMDFKDNCMYEQDDIATIIPSSTLSFKYEESVESLPGINPVRDMGSPSFSEDLEAAFILEDKLMKLNKYSRALALEAQMNSMPVSDMTDCTSRCSSPPSPLFNASPKIPISFSDPSNGPFNLKELSPLHRAASKQLDQSLAYDSIKYTLVVDENTTLELVSLKRCTSILSDDCEISTLCDNCDLEMDNEFGDCTGRHDIENSSEDSSPEADTQFSKKFLNVFVNSTSRSSSTESFGLYSCTINGEEREQTHRAVFRFIPRHQDELELDVDDPLYVEEEEDDYWYRGYNMRTGERGIFPAYYAHEVVNQAKEFLGIKKNSVWVERFDVQFLGSVEVPYHQGNDILCAAMQKIATTRKLTVHLRPPASCELEVSIQGVKLTMSLNEYGPEDKTERCSHFFQMKNISFCGCHLKNSCYFGFITKHPLVNRFACHVFVSEESMRRVAECIGQAFQEYYQEHLEYACPTEDIYLE